From Candidatus Mycalebacterium zealandia:
TATACGAACGTATTTCCCTTTGTGGTTCTCTCTTAAGTCAAAGAAAAACTTCTTCTGTTCAATGTTGACCCGCTTGCTACCATAGTCTTTTTCAAAATCTTCCCTGCTCATTGATACCACCCCTCTGCGGAAATCCAGGAAGCATTTATGCTATCAATAAGAGACGAAAATCAAATGCTTGGCAGTCGCGGGCATTGGATTTATATTGTTTGAATATGTCGCCAAGATGCAAAATAGAAA
This genomic window contains:
- a CDS encoding DNA-binding protein, producing the protein MSREDFEKDYGSKRVNIEQKKFFFDLRENHKGKYVRITEVSGGRSCIVIPLIGALSFSEGLADIMKEAALVGG